The DNA segment CGTCGTCGTCTCCGCGTCCGTCTCCGTTTCCGTCTTCGCTACCCCGGTCGTCGCCCGTGTTTCCCGTCGACGGCATCGAGGGCGGTTGGTCGGAGCCGTCGGTCCCACCGTCTTCCTCGTCGTTCCTCGCGGAATCGCCATCGTCACGCTCGCCTTCCTGATGATCAGCCGCAGGATCCGTGTCCTCCCGTTCGCCGTCCTCCTCTCCCCCCTCGGTCGGATCGTTCTCGCCCGGATCGGATCGCGAGTCGTCCTCGGCTTCGCCGTCCTCCACCGTCCCTTCGCTCCCCTCGTCCGTTTCGTCGTCGAAATGGTCGTCGAGCACGTCCTCCGGATCCGGCGCGTCCTCGAACGGTCGCGACTGCAGCCGGTGGGGGAGGGCCAACGCCGCGGCCCGGCGGACGTCGGACTCGAGCACCTTCGGCCGGTCATCGAGCGCGGCGAACGTCCGGGCCCCCCGAGCGGTAGCGATGTCCGCCCGGTGACCGTCGACGCCGGCGTCACGACACAGTTCGGCGATCTCCCGCCTGAACTCGGCGGGGAGCACCACCTCTTCGAGCCGGGTGCGCGCGGTGAGAAGCCGGTCGCGCGAGCGTTCGGTCGCCTCCGTCCCGTCGGCACGACACCCATCGGCGTCCAGCGCGCGATCGATGATCGTCACGCGCTCGTCGAGGTCGGCGCTTCCCTCGACGGTAGCCTGAAGCGCGAACCGGTCGCGAAGCTGCGGTCGGAGGTCGCCCTCCTCGGGGTTCATCGTCCCGATGAGCGTGAACTCGGCGGGATGGGAGACGCTGACGCCGTCGCGCTCGACGCGGTTGACGCCGCTCGCGGCGGCGTCGAGCAGCACGTCCACCAGGTGGTCGTCGAGCAGGTTCACCTCGTCGACGTAGAGGACGCCACGGTGCGCGCGTGCGAGAAGCCCGGGATCGAACTCCGTGTGGCCGTCGAGCGCGTCGGTGACCGAGAGCGTGCCGACGACGCGTTCGCGCGTCGCACCCAAGGGGAGGGTGACCAGCGGGACCGGTCGCGTCTCGACGGGCGGCTGCTCACGGTCACGACAGTCGCTACACTGCCCGTCGGGATCGTCCGGCGAACAGCCGAAGGGACAGTCCGCGACCACCCGCTGGTCCGGCAGCAGATCGACGAGCCCGCGAACGGTGGTCGACTTCGCCGTCCCCTTCTCGCCCTGGATCAGCAGTCCGGAGAGTGCGTCGTTCGCCGCGACGGCCAGCAACGCCTCCTTCAGTTCCTCCTGGCCGACGACCGCGCCGAACTCCAGTCCGCTCCCGGTGGGCGATAGCTTTTTGTCGCTCGCTAAGTCAACCATACTTGTATTAGCGCAATAGAGGTTTAACAACGTTATGCCACGGATCGCCATCTACACCGCGACCGAGAACGAGCTGGGAGCCATCCAACGTGCCGCCGAGGAGGTCGAGACCGACCTGACGGTGCGCTCGGAGGGCGACCTCGACGACCTCGAGGACACCGACGCGTTCGTCGACGGGATCGTCGGCGAACACGAACGGGGAGCCGAGCCGGCCGCAGCGGCGGTCTTCTGGCTCCACGGCGCCGAGGACAGCATGCCCGGCTACGAGCACGCCGTCGAGCGCGTCCGCGAGGCGGGGATCCCGCTGATCGTGAAGGCCACCGGCGACGCCTTCGCCTTCGAGGACACGAGCGTCCCCGAGAACGACCGCGAGACCGTCTACGGGTACCTCGATCGGGGCGGGACCGCGAACCTCGCGAACCTCGTCAGATACCTGGTCGACGAGTACGGCGAGGAATCGAGGGAGTACGACGACCCCGTCGCCCTGCCCACGGAGGGGGTCTACCATCCCGATCATCCCGGCGCGAGCTACGAGGAGCTGCGTGCGACGCTCGATCCCGGGACGCCGACCGTCGGCGTCTGGTTCTACGAGTCCCACTGGACCCACGAGAACACCCGGTACGTCGACGCGCTGGTCCGGGCGATCGAGGCCCAGGGTGCCGACGCGCTGCCGGTGTTCTGTAACCCGGCGACCGACACCGACGAGCAGGAGGACGCCGAGTGGGTCGTCGACAACTGGCTGCTCGAGGCGGGCGAGCCGATCGTCGACGCGGTCTGTTCGTCGTTCATGTTCTCGCTGTCGATGGACGAACGGGGCCGAAGCGCGAGCGACGAGGGCGAGGGCGCCGAGGAGGTCTTCCTCGACCGGCTTGGCGTACCCGTCATCCAGACCATCACGACGATGCGCTCGCGCTCGCGCTACGAGTCCTCGGACACCGGCGTGATGGGCTTCGAGCTCGCGCTCTCGGTCGCGCTTCCCGAGTTCGACGGCAACGTGATCACCCACCCCATCTCGGGGAAGGAACGAACCGACGACGCGGCGGGCATCGGCAGCGCACCGAAACAGCACTTCCCGATCGAGGATCGCGTCGATCACGCCGCCCGGCTGGCGGTGAACTGGACCGAACTGCGCCACACGCCGAACGAGGAGAAACGGGTCGCGGTCGTGCTACACAACTACCCGCCGAGCGACGACGGGATCGGCACGGCGTTCGGCCTCGATTCGCCCGAGAGCACCGTGAACCTGCTCGAGGAGCTCGCACGGCGCGGATACGACATGGGCGGGCGGATGCCCGAGGGCGGCCAGGAGGTGATCGAGACGCTCACCTCACAGCTCACGCTCGACGATCGCTGGGTCGCCCCTGAGGACGTCCGCGATCGGAGCGTCGACGTCGTTTCTTCGGGACGGTATCGCGAGTGGTTCGGCGGGGCCGACGAGCGCTTCCGGGAGAACGTGATCGAGGAGTGGGGCGATCCCCCCAAGCGCCCGTTCGCGATCCCCGGAGTCGAGTTCGGCAACGTCCTCGTGACGGTCCAGCCCCCCCGCGGGTTCGGGATGGACCCCTCGAAGGTGTACCACGACTCCGACCTCCAGCCGCCCCACGACTACTACGCCTTCTACGCGTGGCTCCGCGAGGAGTTCGAGGCCGACGCGGTCGTCCACCTGGGCACCCACGGCAGCCTGGAATGGCTGCCCGGCAAGACGGTCGGGCTGAACGGCGAGAGCGCGCCCGACGCGCTGATCGACGACCTCCCGAACGTCTACCCCTACATCGTCAACAACCCCGGCGAGGGGACACAGGCCAAGCGCCGGTCGTACGCGGCGATCGTCGACTACCTCACGCCAGTGATGGCGAACGCCGGCACCTACGACGAGATAAGCGAACTCGAGGAGCTCGCGAGCCAGTACCGCGAGGCGGGCATGGAGGACGCCCGCGCGGACGACGGCGAGCACCTGGAGGAGCTGATCCGCGCGACGGTCGACGAGCTCGACCTCGCCGTCGAGCTCGGCATCGCGGGCGAGATCGACGAGAAGGCGGACGTCAGGGGCCCCGACGAGGCCGGCTCGACGCTCGCCGAAGGCGAAGTGGCCGGCGACGACGTGGACATCGAAGAACTGATCGAGCGGATCCACGAGTACGTCACCGACGTGAAGACGACCCAGATCCGCCTCGGGCTGCACACGATGGGCGAGCCCCCGTCGGACGATCGGCTGGTGGAGTACCTCGTGGCGCTCACCCGGCTCGAGAACCCCGGTGCGCCGAGCCTTCGTGAGAGCGTCGCGGGCGTTCTAGGGGTGGACTACGAGCGCATGCTCGAGGCGCCAGGCGAGTACGACGAGACCCTGGGGATGACCTATGCCGAGGCCGCGGACGAGGTCCACGAGACGAGCATCGAGCTGGTCGAGGAGCTCGCCCGACACGGCTTCGACGTCCCCGAATCGGAGCTTGAGGGCGAGGTAGGCGACGAGGTGAACATGAACCTGCTGGTCGTGGATATCGACACGCTCGGCGATGCACGCGCGAAACGCGGCGCTCACGACCGGCTCCGCGAGGCGCTGGCCTACATCTGTGAAGAGGCCGCACCGCGCGTCGCCGGTGCCGAGGCGGAGATCCCCCGGACGGCCGACGCGCTCGCCGGCGAGTACGTTCCCCCCGGCGGATCGGGCGCGCCGACCCGTGGCGGCGTCGACCTCCTGCCGACGGCGCGGAACTTCTACACGCTCGATCCCCGGAAGGTGCCCGCCAAATCGGCTTGGCGGGTGGGACGGGAGGTGGCCGATGGCGTGGCCGAGCGACACCACGACGAGGAGGGCGAGTATCCCGAGGAGATCGGGGTCGTCGCATGGGGCACCCCGACCGTGCGCACGCGCGGCGAGACGATCGCCCAGGTGCTCGCGCTCATGGGCGTTTCCCCTACCTGGACCGACGCCGGCCGGATCGACGACGTCGAACCGATCCCGCTGGAGGAGCTCGGACGACCGAGAATCGACGTCACGACGCGCGTCTCGGGGCTGTTCCGCGACGCCTTCCCCGCCGCAGCGGGCGTGATCCACGACGCCGTCGACTGCGTAGTCGATCTCGACGAGCCCCACGGGATGAACTACGTAAAGAAACACGTCGAGGAGGAGGCGGAGCGCCTCCAGGAGGAGGGAATGGACGCCTCGAACGCCGAAGATG comes from the Halalkalicoccus sp. CG83 genome and includes:
- a CDS encoding VWA domain-containing protein, which produces MVDLASDKKLSPTGSGLEFGAVVGQEELKEALLAVAANDALSGLLIQGEKGTAKSTTVRGLVDLLPDQRVVADCPFGCSPDDPDGQCSDCRDREQPPVETRPVPLVTLPLGATRERVVGTLSVTDALDGHTEFDPGLLARAHRGVLYVDEVNLLDDHLVDVLLDAAASGVNRVERDGVSVSHPAEFTLIGTMNPEEGDLRPQLRDRFALQATVEGSADLDERVTIIDRALDADGCRADGTEATERSRDRLLTARTRLEEVVLPAEFRREIAELCRDAGVDGHRADIATARGARTFAALDDRPKVLESDVRRAAALALPHRLQSRPFEDAPDPEDVLDDHFDDETDEGSEGTVEDGEAEDDSRSDPGENDPTEGGEEDGEREDTDPAADHQEGERDDGDSARNDEEDGGTDGSDQPPSMPSTGNTGDDRGSEDGNGDGRGDDDGGGGSDDTDEEATPLIPGQANAGIADAAVPEIDPTGPDRAPNGDDGAIGGSRARTAPSAGGTGARVRTEHAGPDDSIDAAASVRAAASRGSDRVESRDLRRSVRTNDRSALVVFALDASASMRGPMRAAKGVVMELLQDAYEQRDEVGVVAFAGEEGEVLLPPTDSVTRAARHLKELPTADRTPLPAGLRTAAEVLERADPAVGVVVLVTDGRANAGTGSPTAETRRAARRLAALDAHVVVVDTGDPDDRATLTEEVVRTTDGERVALSALSAEGIEAAVADARERT
- the cobN gene encoding cobaltochelatase subunit CobN; translation: MPRIAIYTATENELGAIQRAAEEVETDLTVRSEGDLDDLEDTDAFVDGIVGEHERGAEPAAAAVFWLHGAEDSMPGYEHAVERVREAGIPLIVKATGDAFAFEDTSVPENDRETVYGYLDRGGTANLANLVRYLVDEYGEESREYDDPVALPTEGVYHPDHPGASYEELRATLDPGTPTVGVWFYESHWTHENTRYVDALVRAIEAQGADALPVFCNPATDTDEQEDAEWVVDNWLLEAGEPIVDAVCSSFMFSLSMDERGRSASDEGEGAEEVFLDRLGVPVIQTITTMRSRSRYESSDTGVMGFELALSVALPEFDGNVITHPISGKERTDDAAGIGSAPKQHFPIEDRVDHAARLAVNWTELRHTPNEEKRVAVVLHNYPPSDDGIGTAFGLDSPESTVNLLEELARRGYDMGGRMPEGGQEVIETLTSQLTLDDRWVAPEDVRDRSVDVVSSGRYREWFGGADERFRENVIEEWGDPPKRPFAIPGVEFGNVLVTVQPPRGFGMDPSKVYHDSDLQPPHDYYAFYAWLREEFEADAVVHLGTHGSLEWLPGKTVGLNGESAPDALIDDLPNVYPYIVNNPGEGTQAKRRSYAAIVDYLTPVMANAGTYDEISELEELASQYREAGMEDARADDGEHLEELIRATVDELDLAVELGIAGEIDEKADVRGPDEAGSTLAEGEVAGDDVDIEELIERIHEYVTDVKTTQIRLGLHTMGEPPSDDRLVEYLVALTRLENPGAPSLRESVAGVLGVDYERMLEAPGEYDETLGMTYAEAADEVHETSIELVEELARHGFDVPESELEGEVGDEVNMNLLVVDIDTLGDARAKRGAHDRLREALAYICEEAAPRVAGAEAEIPRTADALAGEYVPPGGSGAPTRGGVDLLPTARNFYTLDPRKVPAKSAWRVGREVADGVAERHHDEEGEYPEEIGVVAWGTPTVRTRGETIAQVLALMGVSPTWTDAGRIDDVEPIPLEELGRPRIDVTTRVSGLFRDAFPAAAGVIHDAVDCVVDLDEPHGMNYVKKHVEEEAERLQEEGMDASNAEDAARHRVFTTRPGGYGAGTNKAVDEGNWSDRGDLAEVYVQWGGYAMGSRGKVSEAHDAFERRLSGVEATVKIEDTMEQDEFDSSDWYAFHGGFISAVTKVAGEEPASYVGDSSDPDNVDVYTNEEKVRKAMRARVLNPRWLESMEEHGYKGAGDLSSTVDVTLGWDATTGVVSDTLWEEVAEKFAFDEDRQAWMREVNPWALESITDTLLEAIDRDLWDADETTRERLQDLNLSVDGDLEERTSRDADEIDLRPAGGEDESEVTGDDD